The Pirellulales bacterium sequence TTGCGCGCTAACTGGCTATTCCTGACGCCGTTTTCCTCGCCAATTGGCCTCTTGGTTCGTCAGCGGCTCCCCGTATACAGAATGCCGAAAACGCTGTCGTGCGCGATTTTCAGGCAATGCGATGGAAAATCGTGGAGTTCCCCATGGATTCGAATGACCACGGTTCCCTTCTCAACCTCATTATGATCCCAGCACTTCGTCACCGGCGATTCGTCGGCGTCAAGAATATCTAAGCCCGCGAGAAAAAGCTCGTCCCATGCAGGCGCGGACTTTACCAAATACGATTTACGTTTTGAGCGCCCGCACCAAATTGTTCGCCACGGCTGCAGACCTAAGTTCACGATTCTCGTCGCAACGAAATCCACCGGAAGATCCAAATGATTCGAAATATGGACGACAAGATCCATCGACGGACGACTACGCTTTAGTTTCTCAGCCAGCCATTCTCTCGGCAAAAGAATCTCGTCCGCACCGAGATCGCAAAGCTGCTCAATTAAGCCGTGCGCGATCCGCTTTTTCACGTTGCTCCCGGCCGCGCGAGCCATAGCGACACGGTCCTTCTCCAGCACGAGATGGACAAGCTCGTGGGCAATCGTGTGGCGCCGACTCCACTCGTCAAGATCGCCATTAATTTCTATTTCAACGTCGCTCCCCGACAACATTAGCCTGCCGCGCATTGCAAGCGGGACGATCGCAACGCGTTGCACGCCCAAGTGCTTCGCCAGTCGCTTCAAATCCGTCGGCGGAGCGTCCGTCCCAGCGGCGATTAATTCTCGTCTGACGAGGCGCATCGCCTCGGCTTGAGTCGCTTTGCTCTTGCTCCGCTGTTCAGCGGCGGAGTCGAGCAAGCGGTTATAGAACCGAACGTCGAAGTATCGCTGATCTCGGCTGCCGTTCAGCATGGCGTCAGGCCTCTTATTTTCGGTCGGCGTCGTCTGGAAAAAGCTGTAGGCGGCGTCCTCCTCTTTCTTCGGATTCTCTTAGGTGGCGCGCCTCCAACGCCCTGTGGCGTGCAACCCACTGGTCTTCGCTGATATTCGTCCCTTCGCCGCTCGCCGCTAACTGCCGCAAATAGTCGTCACGAAGATCGATGAACGAGTCCGCGTTCCAACCCGCCTTCTTTGCGGTGTTTTCGAGTCGCTTTAAATTCGCGTCCGGTGTCGTCATATTACGCGAGGCTTTGGGCATTTCGTCGCCGAAAAGGTCATTTAGCGAGGCGCCTAAGGCGACGGCAATCCGTTCGATCAGGTCAATCGATGCGCTCTGATAATACCCCTTTTCGATGGCCTCGAGCAGTCGGGGCGAGACGCCCAATGAATCCGCGAGATCGCCGGGCGAGCCGTACCCCTTTCTCGTCCGCAAGGTTGTAAGACGGTGTCCGAGCGGTACCGCGCCGCCAGCATGGACGAGCGTCTTCCAACGCCGAACCGTACCGAGATTGGCGCCTAGGGACCTCCGCAGCTTGCGCTCCAGGTCCTCTGGCGTCGCGTACGTGATATCGTCGAGGAGGTGCGCAGGACTGCCCGTCACCATCCGCGAAACCGTGCTACTATCCTCGCGCACGAGGAGGATTGTCGGAATGCTGTGACTTGTCGCAATCTCGATTTCTTGTCCAACGCCGAAACTCGGTCGATTGGCGATCACG is a genomic window containing:
- a CDS encoding ImmA/IrrE family metallo-endopeptidase; translated protein: MLNGSRDQRYFDVRFYNRLLDSAAEQRSKSKATQAEAMRLVRRELIAAGTDAPPTDLKRLAKHLGVQRVAIVPLAMRGRLMLSGSDVEIEINGDLDEWSRRHTIAHELVHLVLEKDRVAMARAAGSNVKKRIAHGLIEQLCDLGADEILLPREWLAEKLKRSRPSMDLVVHISNHLDLPVDFVATRIVNLGLQPWRTIWCGRSKRKSYLVKSAPAWDELFLAGLDILDADESPVTKCWDHNEVEKGTVVIRIHGELHDFPSHCLKIAHDSVFGILYTGSR